One window of the uncultured Methanobrevibacter sp. genome contains the following:
- a CDS encoding AraC family transcriptional regulator: MNENLYGMFDKVVQSEFSIIGDDSKKTIVLGKNAEYGKMVTYSLFDGIIIAFIDIQIDNINNVFFEDEIPSRLLQINHCAKGRYSYAIGDDKIVYFGKGDLCVGIYDVTKTHSDFPLGYYEGLEIFIDVDVANERIKELIPDLDLIELYEHLEKSKGYRLVRSNQKIDHVIGELYCVDERIKESYFKLKCLELLLFFSISAESKTESLSLSKKQVDIVEDVKNELIGDLESKITIDDLADKHGISKTALKNCFKEVYGKPIFKWRKEYKLDYACRLLEDDELSISEISKKVGYASPSKFSQAFKEYVGCTPSEYKN, from the coding sequence ATGAATGAAAATCTTTACGGAATGTTTGACAAAGTTGTACAATCTGAATTTTCAATTATAGGTGATGATTCAAAAAAGACAATCGTATTGGGAAAAAATGCTGAATACGGAAAAATGGTCACTTACTCTTTATTTGATGGAATTATCATAGCTTTTATTGACATCCAAATTGACAATATAAATAATGTATTTTTTGAAGATGAAATTCCTTCTCGTTTACTTCAGATTAATCATTGCGCTAAAGGCAGATATTCCTATGCAATTGGTGATGATAAAATTGTTTATTTTGGGAAGGGGGATTTGTGTGTTGGTATTTATGATGTAACTAAAACACATTCTGATTTTCCTTTAGGATATTATGAAGGATTGGAGATTTTCATTGATGTTGATGTTGCAAATGAACGGATTAAGGAACTTATTCCTGATTTGGATTTAATTGAGTTATATGAGCATTTAGAAAAATCCAAAGGTTATAGGTTAGTTAGGTCAAATCAAAAAATCGATCATGTAATTGGTGAGTTATATTGTGTTGATGAACGAATTAAAGAGTCTTATTTTAAATTGAAATGTTTGGAATTACTTTTATTTTTCTCTATATCTGCGGAATCTAAAACAGAATCACTTTCACTTTCTAAAAAGCAAGTTGATATAGTTGAAGACGTTAAAAATGAGTTAATTGGTGATTTAGAAAGTAAGATTACTATTGATGATTTGGCTGATAAGCATGGTATAAGCAAAACAGCTCTCAAAAATTGTTTTAAGGAAGTTTATGGAAAACCAATTTTTAAATGGAGAAAGGAGTATAAACTGGATTATGCTTGTCGTTTGCTTGAAGATGATGAGTTGTCTATCTCTGAAATCTCCAAAAAAGTTGGTTATGCTTCTCCTTCAAAGTTTAGCCAGGCATTTAAGGAGTATGTTGGATGCACACCATCTGAATACAAAAATTAA
- a CDS encoding flavodoxin family protein gives MNIVVINASPRKMGNTAQLCKKVVDGAVDNGADVEYIELYSYDFKGCMSCFACHLKKNLENPLCFWRDDLKEILKTCLKADAIVLGTPIYYGSISSYAQAFLERLLFAADTYLIDEDGNRVSKIKKEVKTAMIYTMNVPKEMDYFNGEDQLAIMRGYLSTIFGECESLYAYDTKQFKQYSAYVNNMFDPEHKIESEKTQFPKDLQRAYELGQRLSEE, from the coding sequence ATGAATATAGTTGTTATTAATGCAAGTCCGAGAAAAATGGGAAACACTGCACAGCTATGCAAAAAGGTAGTTGATGGTGCAGTGGATAATGGTGCAGATGTAGAATACATTGAGTTGTATAGTTATGATTTTAAAGGATGTATGAGCTGTTTTGCATGTCATTTAAAAAAGAATCTTGAAAATCCGTTATGTTTCTGGAGAGATGATTTAAAGGAAATCCTTAAAACATGCCTTAAGGCAGATGCAATTGTTTTGGGAACTCCAATCTATTACGGATCAATATCTTCATATGCTCAGGCATTTTTGGAAAGATTGCTTTTTGCTGCGGATACTTATCTAATTGATGAAGACGGCAACAGAGTATCTAAAATTAAAAAGGAAGTAAAAACAGCAATGATATACACTATGAATGTGCCAAAGGAAATGGATTATTTCAATGGCGAAGACCAGTTGGCCATCATGAGAGGATACCTTTCAACTATTTTTGGAGAATGTGAATCATTATATGCATATGATACAAAACAATTCAAACAGTATTCTGCCTATGTTAACAATATGTTTGATCCTGAACATAAGATTGAAAGCGAGAAAACACAATTTCCAAAGGATTTGCAAAGGGCATATGAATTGGGCCAGAGGTTATCTGAGGAATAA
- a CDS encoding putative zinc-binding protein yields MKDKIALAPCNGMSANGLISRVAVGDCRSEHKNIISICMGSTSADIEGKNDEMLKKYPIVAVNGCPNGCVNIILKNKGIDVSETIAVNEILDEFEVSAKDPFRLDSEAEDCVKIIKEELNKTIRKI; encoded by the coding sequence ATGAAAGATAAAATTGCATTGGCACCATGCAATGGCATGAGTGCAAACGGTTTGATTTCCCGGGTGGCGGTTGGAGACTGCAGGAGCGAACATAAAAATATTATTTCAATTTGCATGGGTTCGACTTCAGCTGATATTGAAGGTAAAAATGATGAGATGCTTAAAAAATATCCTATAGTGGCAGTTAATGGATGTCCAAATGGATGTGTTAACATAATCCTGAAAAATAAGGGAATTGATGTAAGTGAGACTATTGCAGTAAATGAAATTTTAGATGAATTTGAAGTATCTGCAAAAGATCCTTTCAGATTAGACAGTGAAGCTGAAGATTGCGTAAAAATAATTAAAGAAGAACTGAATAAAACCATCCGAAAAATATAA
- a CDS encoding STAS domain-containing protein, whose amino-acid sequence MKIEKKYNEKELTMEVGDRVDTVTAPDFENEVMDEMGKFDSLIFDFSNLEYISSAGLRVLIATQKKLNAENIPMVIRNVNDAIMEILVISGFDKIFKIE is encoded by the coding sequence ATGAAAATTGAAAAGAAATATAATGAAAAAGAGTTAACAATGGAAGTTGGAGACCGTGTTGATACTGTTACTGCACCTGATTTTGAAAATGAAGTCATGGATGAAATGGGCAAGTTTGATTCATTAATTTTTGATTTTTCTAACTTGGAATATATTTCAAGTGCAGGTTTACGTGTTTTAATTGCAACTCAAAAGAAATTGAATGCTGAAAATATTCCAATGGTTATTAGAAATGTTAATGATGCTATTATGGAAATATTGGTTATTTCAGGTTTTGATAAAATATTTAAAATTGAATAA
- a CDS encoding carbon starvation protein A, giving the protein MYSFITCVLILIASYFIYGKVIEKVAGVDETRETPVHRLQDGVDYMPMSRAKNFLVHFLNIAGLGPIFGAIQGALFGPAAFLWITFGTIFIGGVHDFFSGYMSLRNDGLTMPKIVSKYLGNRIEKYVAVLIILTGILVSATFAKGAADLISNLTSIPVLICITIIFLYFIIATIFPIDKIIGKIYPIFGAFLLIMALIMIVGVFINPAYTIPEFTTSGLYLTDKNIFPYLFVTIACGAISGFHASQSPIVARCMENENDARPVFFGAMVLEGIVALIWAAVAMAFFHSQPQLAAIYNASPAVAVNRMATVLVGPVGLLLTIIGVVVCPITTGDTALRSSRITIADQLHLNHEKIISRLEVGIPLFLISFGLTFIDFSLIWRYFAWSQLIVATIVLYAASVYLIKKEKQYIIALAPAIVCTLIAFAYILQAPEGLRLPSMISNIISIIATAIITAIFLKKYK; this is encoded by the coding sequence ATGTACAGTTTTATTACATGCGTATTGATTTTGATTGCATCATATTTTATTTATGGAAAAGTTATTGAAAAAGTAGCCGGCGTAGATGAAACCCGCGAAACCCCAGTCCATAGATTACAGGACGGAGTGGACTATATGCCTATGTCCAGAGCAAAGAATTTTTTAGTTCATTTTTTAAATATTGCAGGTTTAGGACCTATTTTTGGAGCAATACAAGGTGCTTTATTTGGTCCTGCAGCATTCCTATGGATTACATTCGGTACAATTTTCATTGGAGGAGTTCATGATTTCTTCTCAGGATACATGTCCCTTAGAAATGACGGTTTAACCATGCCAAAGATTGTTTCAAAATATTTGGGAAACCGAATTGAAAAATATGTTGCAGTCCTCATAATTCTCACAGGAATTCTTGTTTCAGCTACTTTTGCAAAAGGAGCTGCAGATTTAATCAGCAACTTGACCAGTATCCCCGTACTTATTTGCATAACAATAATATTTCTTTATTTCATTATTGCCACCATATTTCCAATTGATAAAATTATTGGAAAAATATATCCTATTTTTGGAGCGTTTTTATTGATTATGGCATTGATAATGATTGTAGGAGTATTCATAAATCCTGCATACACTATCCCCGAATTTACAACAAGCGGATTGTACTTAACTGACAAAAACATTTTCCCATATCTGTTTGTCACTATTGCCTGTGGTGCTATTTCAGGTTTTCATGCATCCCAATCTCCGATTGTTGCAAGATGTATGGAAAATGAGAATGACGCTAGACCTGTATTTTTTGGAGCTATGGTTTTAGAGGGAATTGTTGCTCTTATTTGGGCAGCTGTTGCAATGGCATTTTTCCACAGTCAGCCTCAACTTGCCGCAATTTATAATGCATCACCTGCAGTGGCAGTTAATAGAATGGCAACAGTTTTGGTCGGACCTGTCGGTTTATTACTAACAATCATTGGAGTTGTTGTCTGCCCTATTACAACTGGAGACACAGCACTTAGAAGTTCAAGAATAACCATTGCAGATCAACTTCATCTTAACCATGAAAAAATAATTTCAAGACTTGAAGTAGGAATTCCTCTGTTTTTAATATCCTTTGGATTGACTTTTATTGATTTCAGTTTAATCTGGAGATATTTCGCATGGTCCCAATTGATAGTAGCTACAATAGTGCTATATGCTGCGAGCGTATATCTAATTAAAAAAGAAAAGCAATACATTATTGCATTAGCACCGGCGATAGTATGTACTTTAATTGCATTTGCATATATCCTTCAAGCACCAGAAGGATTAAGACTGCCTTCAATGATATCAAATATAATTTCAATTATTGCAACAGCCATTATAACAGCAATATTTCTTAAAAAATACAAATAG
- a CDS encoding flavodoxin family protein, giving the protein MTKKIIAVNAGPRKGWNTDTLIDEAISGAESAGAEVEKFNLYRLEKYTGCISCFGCKKEKFKGHCIRRDGLKEVLDAIREADGLIIGSPNYLSELTASFRALYERLVFQNLTYNEEVPCCNENPIPTLLIMTSNAPDDFYETLIQNYKNVFDSFVGPTEVFVSGETLQLKDYSKTDWPWFFNAEERYERHETIFPKERKIAFDKGKKLVL; this is encoded by the coding sequence ATGACTAAAAAAATAATAGCAGTTAACGCAGGCCCTAGAAAAGGATGGAATACTGACACATTAATTGATGAAGCAATAAGCGGTGCAGAATCTGCCGGAGCAGAAGTGGAAAAATTCAATCTCTACCGTTTAGAAAAATACACAGGTTGCATTTCTTGCTTTGGATGTAAAAAAGAAAAATTTAAAGGACATTGCATACGCCGTGACGGATTAAAAGAAGTATTAGATGCAATTCGTGAAGCAGATGGATTAATTATAGGCTCTCCAAATTATTTAAGCGAACTAACCGCATCTTTTAGGGCACTTTATGAAAGATTGGTCTTTCAGAATTTAACATACAATGAGGAAGTTCCTTGCTGTAATGAAAATCCAATTCCAACCTTGCTCATCATGACCAGTAATGCCCCAGATGATTTTTATGAAACCTTGATTCAAAATTATAAAAATGTATTTGACTCTTTTGTAGGGCCAACAGAAGTTTTTGTTAGCGGTGAAACACTCCAGCTTAAAGATTACAGCAAAACTGACTGGCCATGGTTTTTCAATGCTGAAGAAAGATATGAAAGACACGAAACTATTTTTCCAAAAGAAAGAAAGATTGCTTTTGATAAAGGAAAAAAATTAGTATTGTAA
- a CDS encoding arsenic resistance protein, whose product MDLIEKLEPVIIFSAVIIGLLFSNIQIIADNTDYLINIFLCLMLYGLFLEVDLNELKDSFKNIKFTSTSLIINFLWTPLFGYFIGSLFLRGNVDILIGFFMLILTPCTDWYLVFTKIAKGDLTLSLSILPINLVLQIILLPFYLILFFSTANSLDYSQLAYSLIIVIVIPFVAAQITKFILNNNLKEKAAEIMGSLQIWFLSLAVFCIFASQGELLFENLNSIVVLFVPLIIFFIVNTAIDLLLSERINFTYSEYASLTMTTLARNSPLALAIAINSFPGHELISIALVIGPLIELPVLYIVSRFCLMIKDSDLFFN is encoded by the coding sequence ATGGATTTAATAGAAAAACTGGAACCCGTAATAATATTTTCAGCTGTCATTATTGGATTATTATTCAGTAATATTCAAATTATAGCCGATAATACTGATTATTTGATAAATATATTTTTATGCTTAATGCTTTATGGTTTATTCCTTGAAGTTGACTTAAATGAGCTAAAAGACAGTTTTAAAAATATTAAATTCACATCAACAAGTTTGATAATCAATTTTTTATGGACACCTTTATTTGGATATTTCATAGGATCACTATTTTTAAGGGGAAATGTTGATATTTTAATAGGATTTTTCATGTTAATACTAACTCCATGCACAGACTGGTATTTGGTATTTACAAAAATAGCAAAGGGAGATTTAACTTTAAGTCTTTCAATACTTCCGATAAATCTTGTATTGCAAATAATATTACTTCCATTTTATTTAATTTTATTTTTTTCAACTGCAAATTCACTAGATTATTCACAATTGGCCTATTCTCTTATTATAGTTATTGTAATCCCATTTGTTGCGGCACAAATTACAAAATTCATATTGAACAATAATCTAAAAGAAAAAGCAGCTGAAATAATGGGTAGTTTACAGATATGGTTCTTATCTCTTGCGGTATTTTGCATTTTTGCAAGTCAGGGTGAATTATTGTTTGAAAATTTAAACTCTATTGTTGTTCTGTTTGTTCCTCTGATTATATTTTTCATTGTAAATACAGCTATTGATTTGTTATTGTCTGAAAGGATTAATTTCACATATTCAGAATATGCAAGCTTAACAATGACTACATTAGCACGTAACTCTCCATTGGCACTTGCTATTGCAATAAATTCATTTCCGGGTCATGAACTAATTTCGATAGCACTGGTAATTGGTCCATTGATAGAATTGCCTGTATTGTATATTGTTTCCAGATTCTGTTTAATGATTAAGGATTCCGATTTATTTTTCAACTAG